In Brevibacillus brevis, a genomic segment contains:
- the trmD gene encoding tRNA (guanosine(37)-N1)-methyltransferase TrmD yields MRIDILTLFPEMFTGVLSSSILGKASEKGIVDFHVTNFRDYSESKHGTVDDTPYGGGGGMVLKPEPLFRAVEAMTGEKKPRVILMCPQGVPYHQKLAEELAQEEHLVFICGHYEGYDERIREHLVTDEISIGDYVLTGGELASMVVIDSVVRLQPGALGNQTSAEEDSFSTGLLEYPHYTRPADFRGWKVPDILLSGHHANIVKWRLKESLRRTRERRPDLLHKLEMTDEMKKLLDELDNEKKMGDKP; encoded by the coding sequence ATGCGCATAGACATTCTTACGCTTTTCCCCGAGATGTTTACGGGGGTTTTGTCCAGCAGCATTCTGGGAAAAGCCAGCGAAAAAGGAATCGTGGATTTTCACGTGACCAACTTTCGCGATTATTCAGAGAGCAAGCACGGAACGGTAGACGATACTCCATACGGTGGAGGGGGCGGCATGGTTTTGAAGCCGGAACCGCTGTTTCGCGCTGTGGAGGCGATGACGGGAGAGAAAAAGCCAAGGGTTATCCTTATGTGCCCGCAAGGCGTTCCCTACCATCAAAAGCTCGCGGAAGAACTGGCCCAGGAAGAGCACCTCGTATTCATTTGCGGCCATTACGAAGGCTACGATGAGCGCATCCGCGAGCATCTGGTCACAGACGAAATCTCGATCGGCGATTATGTGCTGACAGGCGGCGAACTGGCATCCATGGTCGTCATCGACAGCGTGGTGCGGCTGCAGCCTGGGGCTCTCGGCAACCAGACGTCGGCGGAGGAAGATTCCTTTTCCACGGGTCTATTGGAATACCCTCATTACACCAGACCTGCCGATTTCCGCGGCTGGAAGGTGCCGGACATCCTTCTCTCCGGGCATCATGCCAATATCGTAAAATGGCGCCTGAAGGAATCGCTGCGCCGCACCCGCGAGCGCAGGCCAGACCTTCTGCACAAGCTGGAAATGACGGACGAAATGAAAAAGCTGCTGGACGAGCTCGACAATGAGAAAAAAATGGGGGACAAACCGTAG
- a CDS encoding KH domain-containing protein, with protein sequence MKALVETIAKALVDHPNEVRVNAVDKERILVFELSVHPDDMGKIIGKQGRIAKALRTVVMAASVETDKRVTVEIV encoded by the coding sequence ATGAAAGCGCTGGTCGAAACGATCGCAAAAGCTCTCGTCGATCATCCGAATGAGGTTCGTGTCAACGCAGTGGATAAAGAGCGCATTCTCGTCTTTGAATTGTCGGTGCACCCCGATGATATGGGGAAGATCATCGGCAAGCAAGGCCGAATTGCGAAGGCACTGCGGACAGTCGTGATGGCCGCATCCGTGGAAACGGACAAGCGGGTCACGGTTGAAATTGTTTGA
- the ffh gene encoding signal recognition particle protein encodes MAFESLANRLQSAFDKLRGRGKIDETVVNEAMREVRLALLEADVNFKVVKDFVARVKERAVGQDVMKSLTPGQMVIKIVNEELVELMGGSVAQLTMAHRPPTVIMMAGLQGAGKTTTTGKLAKYLQKQNRKPLLVAGDIYRPAAIKQLQVLGEQIGAPVFTLGDQVSPVEIAKQAIAHAKENNLDVVLLDTAGRLHIDEALMDELKQIREVAKPDEILLVVDAMTGQDAVNVAESFNSQLELTGVVLTKLDGDTRGGAALSVKAVTGKPIKFAAMGEKLDALEPFHPDRMASRILGMGDVLSLIEKAQASVDEEKARDMERQMRQGEFTFDMFLDSMQQLRNLGPFEDILGMLPGMNKMKGKMNVDEKQIARVEAIAKSMTKAERANPELLNASRRKRIASGSGTSIQEVNRFIKQFEEMKKMMKQFSGAADKMMKKSKKKGGLGLPFMGKGGKNQGGMNFPFNFKPPFK; translated from the coding sequence ATGGCGTTTGAGAGCTTAGCCAATCGGCTGCAGAGCGCGTTTGACAAACTGCGAGGCAGAGGCAAGATTGACGAGACCGTCGTCAACGAGGCGATGCGCGAAGTTCGACTGGCCCTGCTGGAAGCAGATGTGAACTTTAAAGTAGTGAAAGACTTCGTCGCTCGCGTCAAGGAGCGCGCAGTCGGTCAGGATGTCATGAAAAGCCTGACGCCTGGCCAGATGGTCATCAAGATCGTGAATGAAGAGCTGGTCGAGCTGATGGGCGGCAGTGTCGCTCAACTGACGATGGCTCACAGGCCGCCGACCGTCATCATGATGGCGGGTTTGCAGGGGGCCGGGAAAACGACCACGACCGGTAAGCTGGCCAAGTATTTGCAAAAACAAAACAGGAAGCCTCTCTTGGTGGCGGGAGACATTTACCGACCTGCTGCGATCAAACAGCTGCAAGTCTTGGGAGAACAAATCGGAGCGCCTGTCTTCACACTCGGTGACCAGGTCAGCCCGGTGGAAATCGCCAAGCAAGCGATCGCACATGCCAAGGAGAACAATCTCGACGTCGTCCTTCTCGATACGGCAGGACGCCTGCATATCGACGAAGCGTTGATGGATGAGCTGAAGCAGATTCGCGAGGTAGCCAAGCCCGATGAAATCTTGCTGGTCGTCGATGCGATGACGGGACAAGATGCAGTCAACGTCGCAGAGAGCTTCAACAGCCAGCTCGAGCTGACCGGTGTCGTTCTCACCAAGCTCGATGGCGATACCCGAGGCGGGGCCGCGCTCTCCGTTAAAGCGGTCACCGGCAAGCCGATCAAGTTCGCGGCGATGGGTGAGAAGCTGGACGCGCTGGAGCCATTCCATCCGGATCGCATGGCATCTCGGATCTTGGGCATGGGTGATGTGCTCAGCCTGATCGAAAAAGCGCAGGCATCCGTCGATGAAGAAAAGGCGCGCGACATGGAACGCCAGATGCGTCAAGGAGAGTTTACCTTTGACATGTTCCTGGACTCCATGCAGCAGCTCCGCAATCTGGGCCCCTTTGAAGACATTCTCGGCATGCTGCCCGGAATGAACAAGATGAAGGGCAAGATGAACGTCGATGAGAAGCAGATTGCCCGCGTGGAAGCCATCGCCAAGTCGATGACGAAAGCGGAGAGGGCCAATCCCGAATTGCTCAACGCAAGCCGTCGCAAGCGCATTGCAAGCGGCAGCGGGACCAGCATTCAGGAAGTGAACCGGTTCATCAAACAATTCGAAGAAATGAAGAAGATGATGAAGCAGTTCTCCGGAGCCGCAGACAAGATGATGAAAAAGTCGAAGAAAAAAGGCGGTCTCGGCCTTCCGTTCATGGGCAAAGGCGGCAAAAACCAGGGTGGCATGAACTTTCCGTTCAACTTCAAGCCGCCGTTCAAATGA
- a CDS encoding YlqD family protein: MVTILRSVQVKIIMTEASRAALVEHYEKQIHMLQSEWEQWQFQAKLILADARKKSADTYALAQEKVAREEKQRKEKIDLLKLQLEQAASVPVGSELDFQTVQSPVTVQIGDVWDEIMAGTEIMIKDGRVHEIRTKTDTQACMED; this comes from the coding sequence ATGGTCACGATATTACGTTCGGTACAGGTCAAGATCATCATGACGGAAGCGTCCCGTGCAGCGCTGGTGGAGCACTATGAGAAGCAAATACACATGCTCCAGAGCGAATGGGAACAGTGGCAGTTTCAAGCAAAGCTTATCCTGGCTGACGCGCGGAAGAAATCAGCCGATACATATGCGCTGGCACAAGAAAAAGTAGCTCGGGAAGAGAAGCAGCGCAAGGAAAAAATCGATCTCTTGAAGCTTCAGCTCGAGCAGGCAGCAAGCGTGCCGGTGGGAAGCGAGCTGGACTTTCAGACCGTGCAAAGTCCCGTGACGGTCCAAATCGGAGATGTTTGGGATGAAATCATGGCTGGAACGGAAATCATGATAAAAGACGGCCGGGTGCATGAAATTCGCACGAAAACAGATACCCAGGCATGTATGGAGGATTGA
- the ylqF gene encoding ribosome biogenesis GTPase YlqF produces MTIQWFPGHMAKARRQVTEKLKLIDVVIELLDARLPLSSRNPMIDEIVSDKPRLILLNKADLADDQVTEQWMAYFREQGIRTLPIDALSGKGVSKLPELCRELAGEMLAKRTERGMQARAIRIMILGIPNVGKSSLINRLSKRAVAQTGDRPAVTKAQQWVKMGDTLELLDTPGILWPKFEDQMVGLRLAASGAIKDELIDFTEVALFAISYMMHYYPERLLERFKLKELPEDKVAMLEEIGKKRGCLVSGGNIDYDKAAEIFLRELRSGKLGQVSVERPVDWEMDEPIGKPLSLSE; encoded by the coding sequence ATGACAATTCAATGGTTTCCTGGCCATATGGCAAAAGCCCGCCGTCAAGTGACGGAAAAACTCAAACTGATCGATGTGGTCATCGAACTGCTGGATGCAAGGCTTCCGTTGTCCAGCCGCAATCCGATGATCGACGAAATCGTCAGCGACAAGCCCAGACTGATCCTGTTGAACAAAGCCGATTTGGCAGATGATCAGGTCACCGAGCAATGGATGGCCTACTTCCGCGAGCAAGGGATCCGTACGCTGCCGATCGACGCCTTGAGCGGGAAAGGCGTCAGCAAGCTGCCGGAGCTTTGCCGTGAGCTGGCTGGAGAGATGTTGGCCAAGCGAACGGAGCGCGGCATGCAGGCACGGGCAATCCGAATCATGATCCTCGGTATTCCCAATGTCGGAAAGTCTTCGTTGATCAACCGGCTGTCCAAGCGGGCTGTCGCGCAGACGGGTGACCGCCCTGCGGTAACGAAAGCCCAGCAATGGGTCAAAATGGGCGATACTCTCGAGCTGCTGGATACACCCGGGATTTTGTGGCCAAAGTTCGAGGACCAGATGGTCGGGCTCAGACTCGCTGCGAGCGGGGCGATCAAGGACGAATTGATCGACTTCACGGAAGTGGCGCTGTTCGCGATCAGCTACATGATGCACTACTATCCGGAGCGGCTGCTGGAGCGCTTCAAGCTGAAGGAGCTGCCGGAAGACAAGGTGGCCATGCTCGAGGAAATCGGCAAGAAGCGCGGCTGTCTGGTATCCGGCGGAAATATCGACTACGACAAGGCGGCGGAGATCTTTTTGCGGGAGCTGCGCTCAGGAAAGCTGGGCCAGGTGTCCGTGGAGCGCCCCGTCGACTGGGAGATGGACGAGCCCATCGGCAAGCCGCTCTCGTTGTCGGAATGA
- the ftsY gene encoding signal recognition particle-docking protein FtsY, translating into MSFFKRLRDAIVQKSEEVTQKFTDGLAKTRDLLVEKVEDLVRRYKKIDDDFFDELEEILITSDVGVSTVMELIDDLRVEVRKQKIENAMDLQPILSEKLVALLKNDEAADTELNVQDGRLNVILFVGVNGVGKTTTIGKMAHMFKQQGKKVLLAAGDTFRAAAIEQLEVWGERVGVDVIKQQQGSDPAAVIYDAIQAAKSRQVDVLLCDTAGRLQNKVNLMEELAKVHRVLARELPGAPHEVLLVLDATTGQNALSQAKTFGQSAGVTGLVLTKLDGTAKGGIVIAIRNELNIPVKYVGLGEKMDDLQRFDPEQFVHALFAGLIQQEVGEEQNEA; encoded by the coding sequence ATGAGCTTTTTCAAGCGCCTTCGCGACGCGATCGTACAAAAATCGGAAGAAGTGACCCAGAAGTTTACGGACGGACTGGCCAAGACCCGCGACTTGCTCGTGGAAAAGGTGGAGGATCTGGTCCGCCGCTACAAAAAAATCGATGACGACTTCTTCGACGAGCTCGAAGAAATTTTGATCACCTCGGACGTCGGCGTCAGTACCGTCATGGAGCTGATCGACGACCTGCGCGTGGAAGTGCGCAAGCAAAAGATCGAGAACGCCATGGACTTGCAGCCGATCCTCTCCGAAAAGCTGGTCGCCCTGCTCAAGAACGACGAAGCGGCAGATACGGAGCTGAATGTGCAGGATGGCCGTCTGAACGTGATTCTGTTCGTGGGAGTCAACGGCGTAGGGAAAACGACCACCATCGGGAAAATGGCGCACATGTTCAAGCAGCAAGGCAAAAAGGTACTGCTCGCAGCGGGCGATACGTTCCGCGCTGCCGCGATCGAACAGCTGGAAGTGTGGGGAGAGCGTGTCGGCGTCGATGTCATCAAGCAGCAGCAGGGCTCCGACCCGGCAGCGGTCATCTACGATGCCATCCAGGCAGCCAAGTCACGCCAGGTGGATGTCCTTCTGTGCGATACCGCCGGCCGTCTGCAAAACAAGGTCAATCTGATGGAAGAATTGGCTAAGGTGCACCGCGTCCTGGCGCGGGAGCTTCCGGGCGCGCCGCATGAAGTATTGCTCGTGCTGGACGCCACTACGGGACAAAATGCCCTTTCACAGGCCAAGACGTTTGGCCAGTCTGCTGGCGTGACCGGACTCGTCCTGACCAAGCTGGACGGGACGGCAAAGGGCGGAATTGTCATCGCGATCCGGAACGAACTGAACATTCCCGTGAAGTACGTCGGCTTGGGCGAAAAAATGGACGATCTGCAACGCTTCGATCCGGAACAGTTTGTCCACGCCCTGTTCGCGGGCCTCATCCAGCAGGAAGTCGGAGAAGAGCAAAACGAGGCGTAA
- the rimM gene encoding ribosome maturation factor RimM (Essential for efficient processing of 16S rRNA): MEKRYYGVGKLVNTHGLRGEVRVISTTDFPDQRFKKGSELFLFHPTLAEPLKLKIATRRHNKGFEILSFHGYTNINDIEKYKGGELKIPEEALMELEEDEYYIHQLIGCDVFTEEGEELGKIVDVMQPGANDVWVVKGKRGEILLPYIDDCIKHVDVANKRVVCHLMEGLL, from the coding sequence TTGGAAAAGCGTTACTACGGTGTGGGGAAGCTGGTCAATACCCACGGCTTGCGCGGAGAAGTGCGCGTCATTTCCACGACGGATTTTCCCGATCAACGGTTCAAAAAAGGGAGCGAGCTGTTTTTGTTCCACCCGACTCTCGCTGAGCCGCTGAAATTGAAAATCGCGACTCGCCGCCATAATAAGGGCTTTGAGATTTTGAGCTTTCATGGGTATACGAATATCAACGACATCGAAAAGTACAAGGGCGGCGAGCTGAAAATCCCGGAAGAAGCGCTCATGGAGCTGGAGGAGGACGAATATTACATCCACCAGCTGATCGGGTGCGACGTGTTCACGGAAGAGGGAGAAGAGCTTGGCAAGATCGTGGACGTCATGCAGCCAGGTGCCAATGATGTCTGGGTCGTAAAAGGCAAGCGTGGAGAAATTTTGCTGCCTTATATCGACGACTGCATCAAACACGTGGACGTCGCGAACAAACGAGTGGTTTGCCACCTCATGGAAGGCTTGCTGTAG
- a CDS encoding putative DNA-binding protein yields the protein MLEKTNQVNLLFDFYAPLLKGKQREYLELYYLDDLSLGEIAEMHEVSRQAVYDHIKRAEKQLFEYDQKLHLARKHEQRMAVLNRMQELLQSLAEGETRDELNTLLHQLSEMD from the coding sequence ATGCTGGAGAAAACCAATCAAGTCAATCTCTTGTTTGATTTTTACGCCCCGCTCCTCAAGGGCAAGCAGCGCGAATATCTCGAGTTGTACTATCTGGATGATTTGTCCCTCGGAGAGATCGCCGAAATGCACGAGGTCAGCCGACAAGCTGTCTATGACCACATCAAGCGGGCGGAGAAGCAGCTGTTCGAATACGACCAGAAGCTCCACCTCGCAAGAAAGCATGAACAGCGCATGGCCGTGCTGAACCGCATGCAGGAGCTTTTGCAGTCCCTAGCAGAGGGCGAGACAAGAGACGAACTGAACACTTTGCTGCACCAACTGTCAGAGATGGATTAG
- the lepB gene encoding signal peptidase I: protein MSEEVTSTRAKKNEIWEWTRALGIAIVLAFLIRTFLFAPFIVEGESMETTLHNNEKLVVNKAIYYMGDPKPGDIIVFHAEATRDYIKRVIAVPGDTVEAKGDQLFVNGKLVEEPYLAQHKEAWKKEGGTVFTSDFPPVKVPADHIFVMGDNRPNSRDSRMIGPVAISTVVGRAEFTFWPLADMRMTK, encoded by the coding sequence ATGAGTGAAGAAGTTACCTCCACCCGCGCCAAGAAAAACGAGATTTGGGAATGGACCCGTGCGCTGGGTATTGCGATAGTACTGGCATTTCTCATCCGGACCTTCCTATTCGCCCCCTTTATCGTGGAGGGCGAGTCCATGGAAACCACCTTACATAACAATGAAAAATTGGTTGTCAATAAGGCAATCTATTATATGGGAGATCCCAAACCGGGCGACATTATCGTCTTTCATGCGGAGGCTACGCGCGATTACATCAAACGGGTCATCGCAGTACCAGGAGATACGGTAGAGGCAAAAGGGGATCAGCTGTTCGTCAACGGGAAGCTGGTAGAAGAACCGTATCTTGCACAGCATAAGGAAGCGTGGAAAAAAGAAGGCGGGACAGTATTCACAAGCGACTTTCCCCCTGTGAAAGTACCGGCCGACCATATTTTTGTCATGGGCGACAACCGTCCGAACAGCCGCGACAGCAGGATGATCGGGCCCGTTGCGATCAGCACGGTCGTGGGACGTGCCGAGTTTACCTTTTGGCCGTTAGCGGACATGCGTATGACGAAATAA
- the rplS gene encoding 50S ribosomal protein L19, which translates to MNQVIRELEKEQLKQDIPAFRPGDTVRVHVKVIEGQRERIQLFEGVVIRRRGTGISETFTVRKISYGVGVERTFPVHTPKIDKIEIVRHGKVRRAKLYYLRDRVGKAARIKEIRR; encoded by the coding sequence ATGAACCAAGTAATTCGCGAATTGGAAAAAGAGCAATTGAAACAGGACATTCCTGCGTTCCGACCTGGTGACACCGTTCGTGTACACGTAAAGGTTATCGAGGGTCAGCGTGAGCGTATTCAGCTCTTCGAAGGCGTTGTTATCCGCCGTCGTGGTACTGGTATCAGCGAGACTTTCACCGTTCGTAAGATTTCTTACGGTGTAGGTGTTGAGCGTACCTTCCCAGTACACACGCCTAAGATCGACAAGATCGAAATCGTGCGTCATGGTAAAGTGCGCCGTGCGAAACTGTACTATCTGCGTGATCGCGTGGGTAAAGCAGCTCGCATTAAAGAAATCCGCCGATAA
- the rpsP gene encoding 30S ribosomal protein S16 has product MAVKIRLKRMGSKKAPFYRVVVADSRSPRDGRFIEEIGYYNPVAQPAVVKIDTEKAVQWILNGAAPTDTVRNLLSKEGVLAKVHETKYGK; this is encoded by the coding sequence ATGGCAGTTAAAATCCGTCTGAAGCGCATGGGTTCCAAGAAAGCTCCTTTCTACCGTGTAGTAGTAGCTGACTCCCGTTCCCCGCGTGATGGCCGTTTCATTGAAGAAATCGGTTACTACAATCCGGTTGCTCAACCGGCAGTGGTGAAAATTGATACCGAAAAAGCGGTTCAATGGATCCTGAATGGTGCAGCTCCAACTGATACCGTTCGTAACCTTCTCTCCAAAGAGGGCGTTCTCGCGAAAGTACACGAAACCAAATACGGCAAGTAA
- a CDS encoding ribonuclease HII, with protein sequence MNIAELSIKEIKAMLEKLDELPKDFLQWLKEDKRAGVQELARRHEAALQRQEKLAQQWAEMTKYECALRDKGYRHLFGVDEVGRGPLAGPVVAAAVCLPEDFYLPGLNDSKKVPAATREAYYEIILRDAAAIGIGVVDAARIDAINILNATKEAMHKAIVAADLAPDACLIDAVQLTGLSCEQVPIIGGDGKSVSIAAASIVAKVTRDRMMAEFARDYPAYGFEKHAGYGTAEHLAAIERYGPSPIHRMTFTGVKKQA encoded by the coding sequence ATGAACATCGCGGAACTGTCGATAAAGGAAATAAAGGCGATGCTCGAAAAATTGGACGAGTTGCCCAAAGATTTTTTACAATGGCTGAAGGAAGACAAGCGGGCAGGAGTGCAGGAGCTCGCTCGCCGGCATGAAGCCGCACTTCAGCGTCAAGAGAAGCTCGCGCAGCAGTGGGCTGAAATGACGAAGTATGAGTGCGCGCTGCGGGACAAGGGCTACCGCCATTTGTTCGGAGTGGACGAGGTCGGCCGAGGACCGCTGGCGGGGCCGGTTGTGGCAGCGGCTGTCTGTTTGCCCGAGGATTTTTATTTGCCGGGTCTGAACGATTCGAAAAAAGTGCCGGCAGCCACCCGAGAGGCTTACTATGAAATCATTCTTCGAGATGCAGCGGCCATCGGGATCGGAGTCGTGGACGCCGCACGCATCGATGCGATCAATATATTGAACGCTACGAAGGAAGCGATGCACAAGGCCATTGTCGCGGCTGATCTTGCTCCAGATGCTTGCCTGATCGATGCGGTTCAGCTTACGGGGCTCTCCTGTGAGCAAGTGCCGATCATCGGCGGCGACGGAAAAAGCGTGTCGATCGCGGCAGCCTCGATTGTAGCCAAGGTGACCCGCGACCGAATGATGGCGGAGTTTGCACGAGACTATCCAGCGTACGGCTTTGAAAAACATGCAGGCTACGGAACGGCCGAGCATTTGGCTGCGATTGAACGCTACGGACCCAGCCCGATCCATCGGATGACCTTTACCGGCGTGAAAAAGCAGGCGTGA